A genomic stretch from Xiphophorus maculatus strain JP 163 A chromosome 16, X_maculatus-5.0-male, whole genome shotgun sequence includes:
- the LOC111611666 gene encoding SUN domain-containing protein 3-like, whose product MDPLVSSPPTINTVSVPGCEDKGRQIQEVKDVLIVLQNKMDYLLPSADLLPNFALKSQGAKVLQWRPLAAHPGQLQRCGWFGFALEEPFIHPDIVIQGRTRLNPGECWAFEGSQGHLAIALSHRVLISHVTLGHLPKMLSPTGNSWSAPKEFSVYGMREPEQEWTHLGTFIYEEDGDSLQTFELPSHEKMAFSSIKLQINSNWGHTKYTCLYNVRVHGEIAY is encoded by the exons ATGGACCCTCTGGTTTCTTCACCCCCCACCATAAACACA GTTTCGGTCCCAGGATGTGAAGATAAAGGAAGACAAATACAGGAAGTGAAGGATGTTCTGATAGTCCTGCAGAATAAGATGGACTACCTTCTTCCATCGGCAGATTTGTTGCCCAACTTTGCTCTGAAATCACAAG GAGCAAAGGTTTTACAGTGGAGGCCATTAGCCGCACATCCTGGCCAACTACAAAGATGCGGTTGGTTTGGGTTTGCACTAGAAGAGCCATTTATCCACCCAGACATTGTCATCCAG GGGAGGACTCGCCTAAATCCAGGAGAGTGCTGGGCTTTTGAAGGTTCCCAGGGACATTTAGCCATCGCCCTGTCCCACAGAGTCCTTATCAGTCACGTCACCTTGGGTCACCTGCCTAAAATGTTGTCCCCGACTGGTAACAGCTGGAGTGCTCCCAAGGAGTTTTCTGTCTAT ggaATGAGGGAACCTGAACAGGAGTGGACTCACCTGGGAACTTTTATCTATGAGGAGGATGGAGATTCTCTTCAGACCTTTGAGCTACCG AGCCATGAAAAAATGGCCTTTAGCTCCATAAAGCTACAGATAAACAGTAACTGGGGCCACACAAAGTACACCTGCCTCTACAACGTCAGAGTCCACGGAGAGATCGCTTATTGA